The Acidobacteriota bacterium genome includes the window AAAGTTTGGCAATCAAATCGAAATACTTTCCGATTCCGGGCCAATGCCGCGCGCCCAAAACATAGGTCAGCAAAAACAACACGCCAATCCCCGCCAGCGTCGCGCCGAACACTTCAAAGAACCGTCGTTCGCGCGCCGTCTGCCAGATGCGGGACAACCGCCAATCAATCAGCGCGCATTCGATGAATACCGCCACAATCCACAAAATGAACGGCAGCAACAGCAGCGAGAGTTTTTCAATCGGCGGTTGGTATGGCCCGCTCCAAAGTTCGACCAACACCCACGGCAGCGCAGCCAGCGGGACATATCCAAGCGCAATCAAAGGTTTGAAGATTCGTCGCGGCGCGCGCGGATCAAACCAATCCCACACGCGCAGATGCGCGTGTGCCAGGGTCGGCGGCAAAAACGCCAGCGCCGCATACGCCAGCGAATCCCAAAACTTCATCCACCAGATGCCGCCGCTGACATCCAACAAGTCGTAAATCGTCCCGGCAAAATTGCCCAGATGCCACAACCCAATGCTGCCGCCGAGCGCGAGCAAGGAACGTTCAACCTGCCGAATGCCATACCGGCGCAAAATCATCCAGCACAGATACAGGTGCAGCGCGGCTCCGGTAGCGAAGCCGACCAGCTTCAAAATGTCGTAGGGCAGCAAAACAGATGGCGAGATCGTAGGAGGAACTAAAGTAAGAAACAGATTTGAAGCAAAAGAGAAAAACAAAGCTACTCCGCTCAAAAACAACGAAACTCAAAGCCCCAAAGGGGCAATATGTAATAGCTCAGGGCAACGCCCTGAGAAACGGGCCACTCTTTTTGATTTGCGATGTAGGCCTTCACTTCTCCGACGTTCGATTGGCTGACTGAAAATGCGCCGTATCCAGATTGCCAATGGAATCGCTGAAACTCCTCGCCTTTGGTTTTGATCCATTTCGACGAATTGGTTTTTACCTCTTCAACAATGTTGGCAATTGTCCATTTCCGCGACAATGAAAATAACGCATGAACGTGATCGTTGTAACCGTCAACCAACAATGCCGGTGAATCACATTCACGAAGAACCGCTGACAGATATTTATGAAGCTCAAGCTCAATCGCTTCCGTAATCCAAGGTTCACGATTCTTCGTGCTGAAAACTAGATGGACAAGAACAGAGGCCAATGACTGTGGCATAGAAGATCTCTCTGGTTATTTCGCCCCGTTGGGGCTTGTCGGCTATGGAAACACTTTTCTCAGGGCGTTGCCCTGAGCTATCACATTTTGCGCCGTTGGCGCGGGAGCCACTACGATTCACAGGCCGTCCCTTTAGCCACTCCTTTTTGCACGGTTGGCAATGGAAAAACATGAGGCCCACACTAGACGTTGACCTGAGCCATTACATTTTTGCCCCGTTGGTGCTGGAAGAAAACTCATTTTCGTTCGGAACTCTCGTACTCACTCTTCAGCAAGTTCATCATTTCTTTGCGGCGATCATACAACCGTTTCAACTTGCGTGGTTCGCGTTTGGCCATTGCATACGCCGTAATCAGCGGCAGCGCGACGGTCGAATCCACATAACAAACCACCGTTCCCGGCAACTGGTCGGGATCTATTTTGCCCCAACTGACGGCTTCGCTGGGCGTCGCGCCACTCAACCCGCCCGTATCCGGCCGCGCATCGGTGATCTGCAAAAAGAAGTCGTGGCCTTTTTCTTCGATGCCCAAAACTTCCTGAATTTGCGGTTCGGTTTGCAGCGCGAAGTTTTTTGGGCTGCCGCCGCCGCAAATAAAAATGGCAGATTTGCCCCTATCGCGCTTCGCCGAAAGCACGATGGCAGCGGTTTCGTTGACATCGGCGGATGGGTTCAGCCGCAGTTTGCCGCCCTGCAATTCCATCGCGGCGACGTTCATGCCGATGGAGCTGTCCCCGGGCGAAGAGGTGTACACAGGAACGCCGTGCGTGTATGCCGCCGAAAGCACCGATTGATTTTTCAGCCCCAGCACGCGTTCACGCTCCGCGACATATTTGCCACACAGGTAGTGAAACTCCGCTGTGGACATTTCGCGCTGGAACTCTTCGGCACGGATGATTTCGCGGAAAAAAGCATCCGTCGAAAGCAGCACTTCGTAATCGAAAAAGATGTCGTAAATGCGCACCACGCCTTCTTCGCGCAAGGTCACGTCGCTGATTTGCGCATTGCCTCGGTGCATGGCCAAGCCCAATCCGAAATGCGTGTCGTGATAGAGGTTCGCTCCGGTGGAAATGATCCAGTCCACGAATCCGGCTTCGATCAACGGAATGATCGTCGAAATTCCCAGGCCCGCAGGCGTCAACGCGCCGGTCAGCGTCAACCCGACGGTCACGTCTTCGCC containing:
- the tnpA gene encoding IS200/IS605 family transposase; this translates as MPQSLASVLVHLVFSTKNREPWITEAIELELHKYLSAVLRECDSPALLVDGYNDHVHALFSLSRKWTIANIVEEVKTNSSKWIKTKGEEFQRFHWQSGYGAFSVSQSNVGEVKAYIANQKEWPVSQGVALSYYILPLWGFEFRCF
- a CDS encoding deoxyhypusine synthase encodes the protein MNKSRFLQGKRIAPTPITKTTSLVELIETTFQAYNAARLREGAQLFAERMLGEDVTVGLTLTGALTPAGLGISTIIPLIEAGFVDWIISTGANLYHDTHFGLGLAMHRGNAQISDVTLREEGVVRIYDIFFDYEVLLSTDAFFREIIRAEEFQREMSTAEFHYLCGKYVAERERVLGLKNQSVLSAAYTHGVPVYTSSPGDSSIGMNVAAMELQGGKLRLNPSADVNETAAIVLSAKRDRGKSAIFICGGGSPKNFALQTEPQIQEVLGIEEKGHDFFLQITDARPDTGGLSGATPSEAVSWGKIDPDQLPGTVVCYVDSTVALPLITAYAMAKREPRKLKRLYDRRKEMMNLLKSEYESSERK